Proteins from one Amycolatopsis benzoatilytica AK 16/65 genomic window:
- a CDS encoding NuoB/complex I 20 kDa subunit family protein, with amino-acid sequence MGLEEKLPNGILLASLEGLVNWARKNSLWPATFGLACCAFEMMSVGGSRYDIARFGMERFSATPRQADLMIVAGRVTQKMAPVLRQIYDQMAEPKWVLAMGVCASSGGMFNNYAVVQGVDHIVPVDMYLPGCPPRPEMLLDAILKLHAKIQDEPINARRAAIRAASGKRTELIPSSIKYAKK; translated from the coding sequence ATGGGCCTGGAAGAGAAACTCCCCAACGGCATCCTGCTGGCCAGCCTCGAGGGACTGGTCAACTGGGCACGCAAGAACTCGCTGTGGCCGGCCACCTTCGGCCTCGCCTGCTGCGCGTTCGAAATGATGTCGGTCGGCGGTTCCCGCTACGACATCGCCCGGTTCGGCATGGAGCGGTTCTCCGCGACGCCGCGCCAAGCCGACCTGATGATCGTGGCCGGCCGGGTCACCCAGAAGATGGCCCCGGTGCTGCGCCAGATCTACGACCAGATGGCCGAGCCCAAGTGGGTGCTGGCGATGGGCGTCTGCGCCTCGTCCGGCGGCATGTTCAACAACTACGCCGTGGTCCAGGGCGTCGACCACATCGTGCCGGTCGACATGTACCTGCCCGGCTGCCCGCCGCGGCCGGAAATGCTGCTCGACGCGATCCTCAAGCTGCACGCCAAGATCCAGGACGAGCCGATCAACGCTCGCCGCGCCGCCATCCGCGCCGCCAGCGGGAAGCGCACCGAATTGATCCCGTCCTCGATCAAGTACGCGAAGAAGTGA
- the nuoH gene encoding NADH-quinone oxidoreductase subunit NuoH has translation MSPQLTQFLAAYPDAAERARLLADDPWWLVLIKSVVVLLIGPVLTIFLIVWERKAIGRMQNRPGPNRVGPGGYLQSLADAIKLPFKEQIIPDSADRKVYFLAPVLSAVPALIALSAIPFGPVVSIFGHQTVLQLMDLPVGVLVILACSSVGVYGIVLAGWASGSPYPLFGGMRSAAQVISYEIAMGLSIVAVILYSGSLQTSEIVQAQSHGWYFYMLIPSFVIYVISMVGETNRAPFDLPEAESELVGGFHTEYNSMKFAMFFLAEYVNMVIVSAFCTTLFLGGWRFPFVGDDSPLNQNWWPILWFFAKTFLLLFGFIWLRGTLPRLRYDQFMRLGWKVLVPVNLVWIVVVVAIKTIQWSWPQILVGVGVVLVVLVLLSLALPDKKVPESEYVDLVGSGYPLPPLDLQVPDATPRQKALAKAEAKAARRKPASVTAAAAQEGTEDGGN, from the coding sequence GTGAGCCCGCAGCTCACGCAGTTCCTCGCCGCGTACCCGGACGCGGCCGAGCGTGCTCGGCTGCTCGCCGACGACCCGTGGTGGCTGGTCCTGATCAAGTCGGTCGTGGTCCTGCTGATCGGGCCGGTCCTGACGATCTTCCTGATCGTCTGGGAGCGCAAGGCGATCGGCCGGATGCAGAACCGGCCCGGCCCGAACCGGGTCGGCCCCGGCGGCTACCTGCAGTCGCTCGCCGACGCGATCAAGCTCCCGTTCAAGGAGCAGATCATCCCGGACAGCGCCGACCGCAAGGTGTACTTCCTGGCCCCGGTGCTGTCCGCGGTGCCCGCGCTGATCGCGCTGTCGGCCATCCCGTTCGGCCCGGTGGTCTCGATCTTCGGGCACCAGACGGTGCTGCAGCTGATGGACCTGCCGGTCGGCGTGCTGGTGATCCTGGCCTGCTCGTCGGTCGGCGTTTACGGCATCGTGCTGGCCGGCTGGGCGTCCGGTTCGCCCTACCCTCTCTTCGGCGGCATGCGCTCGGCGGCGCAGGTGATCTCCTACGAGATCGCGATGGGCCTCTCGATCGTCGCGGTGATCCTGTACTCCGGTTCGCTGCAGACCTCGGAGATCGTGCAGGCGCAGTCGCACGGCTGGTACTTCTACATGCTGATCCCGAGCTTCGTGATCTACGTGATCTCGATGGTCGGCGAGACGAACCGCGCCCCGTTCGACCTGCCGGAGGCGGAATCCGAGCTGGTCGGCGGTTTCCACACCGAGTACAACTCGATGAAGTTCGCGATGTTCTTCCTCGCCGAGTACGTCAACATGGTGATCGTCTCGGCGTTCTGCACCACGCTGTTCCTCGGCGGCTGGCGGTTCCCGTTCGTCGGCGACGATTCGCCGCTGAACCAGAACTGGTGGCCGATCCTCTGGTTCTTCGCCAAGACGTTCCTGCTGCTGTTCGGCTTCATCTGGCTGCGCGGCACCCTGCCGCGGCTGCGCTACGACCAGTTCATGCGGCTGGGCTGGAAGGTCCTGGTGCCGGTCAACCTGGTGTGGATCGTGGTCGTGGTCGCGATCAAGACCATCCAGTGGAGCTGGCCGCAGATCCTCGTCGGCGTCGGAGTGGTCCTCGTCGTGCTGGTGCTGCTGAGCCTGGCGCTGCCGGACAAGAAGGTGCCCGAATCGGAGTACGTGGACCTGGTCGGCAGCGGCTACCCGCTGCCGCCGCTGGACCTGCAGGTCCCGGACGCCACCCCGCGGCAGAAGGCGCTGGCCAAGGCGGAAGCGAAGGCCGCGCGGCGCAAGCCGGCCAGCGTCACCGCCGCGGCCGCACAGGAAGGGACAGAAGATGGCGGCAACTGA
- a CDS encoding NADH-quinone oxidoreductase subunit G, translated as MTIAPDKPETAETPVPEGYVKLTIDGEEVIAPKGELLIRTAERLGTSIPRFCDHPLLDPAGACRQCLVEVEMGGRPMPKPQASCTMTVADGMVVKTQLTSPVADKAQQGVMELLLINHPLDCPICDKGGECPLQNQALAHGRADSRFVDTKRTFAKPLPISSQVLLDRERCVLCQRCTRFSDQIAGDPFIALLERGAHQQIGTAETADVLDLASRTTSGEPFQSYFSGNVIQICPVGALTSAAYRFRSRPFDLVSAPSVCEHCSTGCAERTDFRRGKVQRKLAGDDPDVNEEWLCDKGRFGFRYVQAGDRIRRPLVRNENGELEEASWTDALRVAAAGLLKAREGKGGAVLTGGRLTVEDAYAYSKFARLALRSNDIDFRARAHSAEELDFLGSSVVGTTPESGVTFGEIEKARTVLCVAFEPEDEAPIVFLRLRKAARKNRTRVVHLGQWTTSSVRKTFGELLACVPGGEAAAVDGIAQHAADVDTALSGEGAVILVGERAAEIPGLFSALLRLTARTGARLAWIPRRAGDRGALETGCVPTLLPGGRAVADAAARAEVEKLWGAELPAEPGRDTTGILEAAANGELDALVVGGVDPNDLPDPDLARRALDSAGFVVSLELRAGEVTERADVVLPIAPSVEKAGSYLNWEGRRREFDITLAGTGSLSDGRVLDTLAVEMDVDLFTQTPAAAAADFARLGNHPNVALGASHATNATLGAADAPNVALGRSEPGPGQAVLATWRQLIDNGSLQDDEPHLKGTQRPPVARLSAKTAEGLGATVRVSNERGSITLPVEVADLPDGVVWLPGNSDGSAVRAALAAGHGALVQISGGDQ; from the coding sequence ATGACGATCGCGCCCGACAAGCCCGAAACGGCTGAAACGCCGGTCCCTGAGGGCTACGTGAAGCTGACCATCGACGGCGAAGAGGTCATCGCGCCCAAGGGCGAGCTGCTGATCCGCACCGCCGAGCGGCTCGGCACCAGCATCCCGCGGTTCTGCGACCACCCGCTGCTCGATCCGGCGGGCGCCTGCCGCCAGTGCCTGGTCGAGGTCGAAATGGGCGGCCGTCCGATGCCGAAGCCGCAGGCCTCGTGCACGATGACGGTCGCCGACGGCATGGTGGTCAAGACCCAGCTGACCTCGCCGGTCGCGGACAAGGCGCAGCAGGGCGTGATGGAGCTGCTGCTCATCAACCACCCGCTGGACTGCCCGATCTGCGACAAGGGCGGCGAGTGCCCGCTGCAGAACCAGGCGCTCGCGCACGGCCGCGCCGACTCCCGGTTCGTGGACACCAAGCGCACCTTCGCCAAGCCGCTGCCGATCTCGTCGCAGGTGCTGCTGGACCGGGAACGCTGCGTGCTCTGCCAGCGCTGCACCCGGTTCTCCGACCAGATCGCCGGCGACCCGTTCATCGCGCTGCTGGAACGCGGCGCACACCAGCAGATCGGCACCGCGGAGACCGCCGACGTGCTGGACCTGGCCTCGCGCACCACCTCCGGCGAGCCGTTCCAGTCGTACTTCTCCGGCAACGTGATCCAGATCTGCCCGGTCGGCGCGCTCACCAGCGCGGCCTACCGGTTCCGGTCGCGGCCGTTCGACCTGGTGTCCGCGCCGAGCGTGTGCGAGCACTGCTCGACCGGCTGCGCCGAGCGCACCGACTTCCGGCGCGGCAAGGTCCAGCGCAAGCTGGCCGGCGACGACCCGGACGTCAACGAGGAATGGCTGTGCGACAAGGGCCGGTTCGGCTTCCGGTACGTGCAGGCCGGCGATCGGATCCGCCGTCCGCTGGTCCGCAACGAGAACGGCGAACTGGAAGAAGCGTCCTGGACCGACGCGCTCCGGGTCGCCGCGGCGGGCCTGCTGAAGGCGCGTGAGGGCAAGGGCGGCGCGGTGCTCACCGGCGGCCGGCTGACCGTCGAGGACGCCTATGCGTACTCGAAGTTCGCCCGTCTTGCCCTGCGCAGCAACGACATCGACTTCCGTGCCCGGGCGCACTCGGCGGAGGAGCTGGACTTCCTCGGCTCTTCGGTCGTCGGCACCACGCCGGAGTCCGGGGTGACGTTCGGCGAGATCGAGAAGGCCCGCACCGTGCTGTGCGTGGCCTTCGAGCCGGAGGACGAAGCGCCCATCGTGTTCCTGCGGCTGCGCAAGGCGGCTCGCAAGAACCGCACCCGCGTTGTCCACTTGGGACAGTGGACGACTTCCTCGGTGCGCAAGACCTTCGGCGAGTTGCTCGCCTGCGTCCCGGGCGGCGAAGCGGCCGCGGTGGACGGCATCGCGCAGCACGCGGCGGACGTCGACACGGCGCTCAGCGGAGAAGGCGCGGTGATCCTGGTCGGCGAGCGGGCAGCCGAGATCCCTGGCCTGTTCTCCGCGCTGCTGCGGCTCACCGCTCGCACCGGCGCTCGCCTCGCGTGGATTCCGCGCCGGGCAGGCGACCGGGGCGCGCTGGAGACCGGCTGCGTTCCGACGCTGCTGCCCGGCGGCCGCGCGGTCGCCGACGCGGCGGCTCGCGCCGAGGTCGAAAAGCTTTGGGGCGCCGAGCTGCCGGCCGAGCCGGGCCGGGACACCACCGGCATCCTCGAAGCCGCGGCCAACGGCGAACTGGACGCGCTGGTGGTCGGCGGGGTCGACCCGAACGACCTGCCGGACCCAGACCTGGCCCGGCGCGCACTGGACAGCGCGGGCTTCGTGGTCAGCCTGGAACTGCGGGCCGGCGAAGTCACCGAGCGGGCCGACGTGGTCCTGCCGATCGCGCCGTCGGTCGAGAAGGCGGGCAGCTACCTCAACTGGGAGGGCCGCCGCCGCGAGTTCGACATCACGCTCGCGGGCACCGGATCCCTTTCCGACGGCCGGGTGCTCGACACCCTCGCCGTCGAGATGGACGTCGATCTGTTCACCCAAACCCCCGCCGCCGCGGCCGCCGATTTCGCTCGCCTCGGCAACCACCCCAATGTGGCATTGGGTGCATCTCACGCAACCAATGCCACATTGGGTGCAGCTGACGCACCCAATGTGGCATTGGGGCGCTCTGAGCCGGGGCCGGGACAGGCGGTGCTCGCCACCTGGCGGCAGCTGATCGACAACGGCTCGCTGCAGGACGACGAACCGCACCTCAAGGGCACTCAGCGGCCGCCGGTCGCCCGGCTTTCGGCGAAGACCGCCGAGGGACTCGGGGCCACGGTCCGGGTGTCGAACGAACGCGGCTCGATCACCCTGCCGGTCGAGGTGGCCGACCTGCCGGACGGCGTGGTGTGGCTGCCCGGCAACTCCGACGGCTCGGCCGTCCGCGCCGCACTGGCCGCCGGACACGGCGCACTCGTGCAGATCTCCGGAGGTGACCAGTGA
- a CDS encoding NADH-quinone oxidoreductase subunit D, whose product MTINEETTEAPEYAAVRETTEGPVYHVSGGDWEEVLGDAQHDDRMVINMGPQHPSTHGVLRLVLELEGETVTQLRAVVGYLHTGIEKSTEFRTWTQGVTFVTRADYLAPLSNEMCYCLGVEKLLGIQAPPRAEILRVLLLELNRITSHLVFIATGGMDLGATTAMTLGFREREEAMHLLEYLTGLRMNHAFIRPGGLAQDMPEDWKEKVLEFCKIMDKRLPLYDKMFTGQPIWRNRLKDVGVLPLDACLELGITGPVLRAAGLPWDLRKTEPYSRYDEFEFDVPTSTDADSWARYLLRLEEIHQSLRIMKQVVKMAEPGPVMVEDKKIAWPAQLSIGSDGMGNSLGHVKKIMGQSMESLIHHFKLVTEGFHVPPGQVYTAIESPRGEIAAHLVSDGGTRPLRVHLREPSFVNMQAMPAMAEGGLVADLVVVIASIDPVLGGVDR is encoded by the coding sequence GTGACTATCAACGAAGAAACGACGGAAGCGCCCGAGTACGCCGCAGTCCGGGAAACCACTGAAGGTCCCGTCTACCACGTCTCCGGCGGGGACTGGGAAGAAGTTCTCGGCGACGCCCAGCACGACGACCGGATGGTCATCAACATGGGCCCGCAGCACCCGTCCACGCACGGCGTGCTCCGGCTGGTACTGGAACTGGAAGGCGAGACCGTCACGCAGCTGCGCGCGGTCGTCGGCTACTTGCACACCGGCATCGAGAAGAGCACCGAGTTCCGCACTTGGACCCAGGGCGTCACCTTCGTGACCCGGGCGGACTATCTCGCGCCGCTGTCCAACGAAATGTGCTACTGCCTCGGCGTCGAGAAGCTGCTCGGCATCCAGGCCCCGCCGCGCGCGGAGATCCTGCGGGTGCTGCTGCTGGAGCTCAACCGGATCACCTCGCACCTGGTGTTCATCGCGACCGGCGGGATGGACCTCGGCGCCACCACCGCGATGACGCTCGGCTTCCGCGAGCGCGAAGAGGCCATGCACCTGCTGGAGTACCTGACCGGACTGCGGATGAACCACGCGTTCATCCGGCCCGGCGGGCTCGCCCAGGACATGCCCGAGGACTGGAAAGAGAAGGTCCTCGAGTTCTGCAAGATCATGGACAAGCGGCTTCCGCTGTACGACAAGATGTTCACCGGCCAGCCGATCTGGCGCAACCGGCTCAAGGACGTCGGCGTGCTGCCCCTGGACGCGTGCCTCGAACTCGGCATCACCGGCCCGGTGCTGCGCGCCGCGGGCCTGCCCTGGGACCTGCGCAAGACCGAGCCGTACTCGCGCTACGACGAGTTCGAGTTCGATGTGCCGACCTCGACCGACGCGGACAGCTGGGCCCGGTACCTGCTGCGGCTGGAAGAAATCCACCAGAGCCTGCGGATCATGAAGCAGGTCGTGAAGATGGCCGAGCCCGGCCCGGTCATGGTGGAGGACAAGAAGATCGCCTGGCCCGCGCAGCTGTCCATCGGCAGCGACGGGATGGGCAACTCGCTCGGCCACGTCAAGAAGATCATGGGCCAGTCGATGGAATCGCTGATCCATCACTTCAAGCTGGTCACCGAGGGCTTCCACGTCCCGCCCGGCCAGGTCTACACCGCGATCGAGTCGCCGCGTGGCGAGATCGCCGCGCACCTGGTGTCCGACGGCGGCACCCGGCCGCTGCGCGTACACCTGCGCGAGCCCAGTTTCGTGAACATGCAAGCGATGCCGGCGATGGCCGAAGGCGGCCTGGTGGCCGACCTGGTCGTGGTGATCGCTTCGATCGACCCGGTCCTGGGGGGAGTTGACCGATGA
- a CDS encoding NADH-quinone oxidoreductase subunit A — translation MVPVLAQADPGPAAPGLNVYLPLVLLFVLAAAFAVASVLLGPLVGPKRYNRAKYEAYECGIEPSPQPLVGGGRMPVAYYITAMLFILFDIEMVFLYPFAVNANALGVFGLVEIVLFIVTVGFAYAYVWRRGGLDWN, via the coding sequence ATGGTGCCCGTGCTGGCGCAGGCCGATCCCGGACCGGCAGCGCCCGGACTGAACGTGTATCTGCCGCTCGTCCTGCTCTTCGTGCTCGCGGCCGCGTTCGCCGTGGCCTCCGTGCTGCTCGGCCCGCTGGTCGGGCCGAAGCGGTACAACCGCGCGAAGTACGAGGCTTACGAATGCGGCATCGAACCGTCGCCGCAGCCGCTGGTGGGCGGCGGCCGGATGCCGGTCGCCTACTACATCACGGCAATGCTCTTCATCCTGTTCGACATCGAGATGGTGTTCCTCTACCCGTTCGCGGTAAACGCCAACGCTCTCGGGGTATTCGGGCTGGTGGAGATCGTGTTGTTCATCGTGACGGTCGGGTTCGCGTACGCCTATGTCTGGCGGCGCGGCGGCCTGGATTGGAACTGA
- the nuoE gene encoding NADH-quinone oxidoreductase subunit NuoE gives MTNPTAVPEPGPRDAVTTHMAAGADTDVVAIAPDPAVAEEILANAPAEDIFDAVTHREAEEIIARYPVSRSALLPMLHLVQSVQGYVSQEGITFCAKHLDLTDAEVSAVATFYTMYKRRPCGEHLVSVCTNTLCAALGGDAIYQKLQTHLGSAENPLGHEETAGTPGEPGSITLEHAECLAACDLGPVIQVDYEYFDNQTPDKAVALVDALRAGKKPAPTRGAPLSDFKGVERQLAGFWPEDEAVYRADVDGPSQAVETLRGAQLATDRGWSAPGMHDVPLPTLPNKEGEKK, from the coding sequence ATGACGAACCCGACTGCTGTCCCGGAGCCGGGACCGCGTGACGCGGTGACGACGCACATGGCGGCCGGTGCGGACACCGACGTCGTCGCGATCGCGCCCGACCCGGCGGTGGCCGAGGAAATCCTCGCCAACGCGCCGGCCGAGGACATCTTCGACGCCGTCACGCACCGCGAGGCCGAGGAAATCATCGCCCGCTACCCGGTGTCGCGGTCGGCGCTGCTGCCGATGCTGCACCTGGTCCAGTCCGTGCAGGGCTACGTGAGCCAGGAAGGCATCACCTTCTGCGCCAAGCACTTGGACCTCACCGACGCCGAAGTCAGCGCGGTCGCGACGTTCTACACCATGTACAAGCGCCGCCCGTGCGGTGAGCACCTGGTGAGCGTGTGCACCAACACGCTGTGCGCGGCGCTGGGCGGTGACGCGATCTACCAGAAGCTGCAGACACACCTCGGTTCGGCGGAAAATCCGCTGGGGCACGAGGAAACCGCGGGTACGCCGGGTGAGCCGGGCTCGATCACGCTGGAGCACGCGGAATGTCTCGCTGCCTGCGACCTCGGCCCGGTCATTCAGGTGGACTACGAGTACTTCGACAACCAGACGCCGGACAAGGCGGTCGCGCTCGTCGACGCGTTGCGGGCTGGCAAAAAGCCCGCTCCGACGCGCGGCGCGCCGCTGTCGGACTTCAAGGGTGTGGAGCGGCAGCTCGCCGGGTTCTGGCCGGAGGACGAGGCCGTCTACCGCGCTGACGTGGACGGCCCGTCGCAAGCGGTCGAGACCCTGCGTGGCGCGCAGCTCGCGACCGACCGCGGCTGGTCCGCGCCGGGCATGCACGACGTTCCGCTTCCAACTCTGCCCAATAAAGAGGGGGAGAAGAAGTAA
- a CDS encoding NADH-quinone oxidoreductase subunit C, which yields MPENPEETPENPETGGPYSSAERPESGLEPQGAAPAEPMVAGRERKGMFGVRGSGDTSGYGGLRLPAYSPPPAERPYGGWFDEFADEFLAALADNKIPVSAILQTTVDRGEITFYVDRAHLLDIAKVLRNDTGLRFEMLMAVTGVDYGVDVPQRMHAVYDFLSMTYRRRIRLEVAMDMDDLHVPSLVPVYATADWHEREAYDMFGIVFDGHPGLTRIFMPDDWDGHPQRKDYPLGGIPVEYKGAEIPPPDQRRSYS from the coding sequence GTGCCCGAAAACCCCGAAGAAACCCCGGAAAACCCAGAAACCGGCGGCCCGTACTCCAGCGCGGAGCGGCCGGAATCCGGTCTCGAACCCCAGGGCGCCGCGCCCGCCGAGCCGATGGTCGCCGGTCGCGAGCGCAAGGGCATGTTCGGCGTCCGCGGCAGCGGTGACACCTCCGGTTACGGCGGCCTGCGGCTGCCCGCCTACAGCCCGCCGCCCGCGGAACGCCCGTACGGCGGCTGGTTCGACGAGTTCGCCGACGAGTTCCTGGCCGCCTTGGCGGACAACAAGATTCCCGTCTCGGCGATCCTGCAGACCACGGTGGACCGCGGCGAGATCACGTTTTACGTCGACCGCGCGCACCTGCTCGACATCGCCAAGGTGCTGCGCAACGACACCGGCCTGCGATTCGAGATGCTGATGGCGGTGACCGGCGTCGACTACGGCGTGGACGTCCCGCAGCGGATGCACGCGGTCTACGACTTCCTGTCGATGACCTACCGCCGCCGGATCCGGCTCGAAGTCGCCATGGACATGGACGACCTGCACGTCCCGTCGCTCGTCCCGGTCTACGCGACCGCCGACTGGCACGAGCGCGAGGCGTACGACATGTTCGGCATCGTCTTCGACGGCCACCCCGGCCTCACCCGCATCTTCATGCCGGACGACTGGGACGGCCACCCCCAGCGCAAGGACTACCCGCTCGGCGGGATCCCGGTCGAATACAAGGGCGCGGAAATCCCGCCGCCGGACCAGCGGAGGTCGTACTCGTGA
- the nuoF gene encoding NADH-quinone oxidoreductase subunit NuoF, whose protein sequence is MADPITPVLTKRWLSPESWRIETYEALEGYTAARKALAAAPEQLVQVVKDSGLRGRGGAGFPAGVKWSFMPPNEDKPHYLVINADEGEPGTCKDIPLMMADPHSLLEGCIIASYAMRSHHCFIYVRGEALHCIRRLNAAAREAYAKGYLGKNIFGSGWDLELTVHAGAGAYICGEETALLDSLEGRRGQPRLKPPFPAAAGLYAAPTTVNNVETIASASYIVNAGSSWFREMGREKSPGPKIYSISGHVEKPGQYECPLGTTLRELLELAGGMKDGIPLKFWTPGGSSTPMFTAEHIDVPLDFEGAAEAGSMLGTTAVQVFNETVSVPWAVMKWTKFYEHESCGKCTPCREGTYWLAQILERMVEGHGTEEDIDTLLDVCDNIFGRSFCALADGAVSPIQSGIKYFRDEFLALCESNKRELVGAQA, encoded by the coding sequence ATGGCCGATCCGATCACTCCGGTCCTCACGAAGCGCTGGCTGTCCCCGGAATCCTGGCGGATCGAGACCTACGAGGCGCTTGAGGGCTACACCGCGGCACGCAAGGCACTGGCCGCCGCGCCGGAGCAGCTCGTGCAGGTGGTCAAGGACTCCGGTCTGCGCGGCCGTGGCGGCGCGGGCTTCCCGGCGGGCGTCAAGTGGTCGTTCATGCCGCCGAACGAGGACAAGCCGCACTACCTGGTGATCAACGCCGACGAGGGCGAACCCGGTACCTGCAAAGACATTCCGCTGATGATGGCGGACCCGCACTCGCTGCTCGAGGGCTGCATCATCGCCTCGTACGCGATGCGTTCGCATCACTGCTTCATCTACGTCCGGGGCGAGGCGCTGCACTGCATCCGCCGGCTCAACGCGGCCGCGCGCGAGGCATACGCGAAGGGCTACCTGGGCAAGAACATCTTCGGCTCCGGCTGGGACCTGGAGCTGACAGTGCACGCCGGGGCCGGCGCGTACATCTGCGGTGAGGAAACGGCGCTGCTGGACTCGCTGGAAGGCCGTCGCGGCCAGCCCCGGCTCAAGCCGCCGTTCCCGGCCGCCGCGGGTCTGTACGCGGCGCCGACCACGGTGAACAACGTCGAGACCATCGCGTCCGCTTCGTACATCGTCAACGCTGGTTCGTCCTGGTTCCGGGAGATGGGCCGGGAAAAGTCGCCCGGCCCGAAGATCTACTCGATCTCCGGCCATGTCGAGAAGCCCGGCCAGTACGAATGCCCGCTCGGCACCACGCTGCGCGAGCTGCTGGAGCTCGCCGGTGGCATGAAGGACGGCATCCCGCTCAAGTTCTGGACCCCGGGCGGGTCGTCCACGCCGATGTTCACCGCCGAGCACATCGACGTCCCGCTGGACTTCGAGGGCGCGGCCGAAGCCGGTTCGATGCTCGGCACGACCGCGGTGCAGGTCTTCAACGAGACCGTTTCGGTGCCGTGGGCGGTCATGAAGTGGACGAAGTTCTACGAGCACGAGTCCTGCGGCAAGTGCACGCCGTGCCGCGAAGGCACGTACTGGCTGGCGCAGATCCTGGAGCGGATGGTCGAGGGCCACGGCACCGAGGAGGACATCGACACCCTCCTGGACGTGTGCGACAACATCTTCGGCCGCTCGTTCTGCGCGCTCGCGGACGGCGCGGTGTCGCCGATCCAGAGCGGCATCAAGTACTTCCGGGACGAGTTCCTGGCCTTGTGTGAGAGCAACAAGCGCGAGTTGGTGGGAGCGCAGGCATGA
- a CDS encoding geranylgeranyl reductase family protein: MTISRRNPDHDAEVIVVGAGPAGSTVATYLARAGVDVLLLEKTAFPREKVCGDGLTPRGVKQLIDLGIDTSADAGWVRSRGLRILTGDLTLEFDWPDLTDYPPYGVSRTRQDFDDLLAKTAVKAGARLYERTTVTSAITNASGRVVGVEAKVGPDKTPVSYRAPLVLACDGVSARLALSVGIDKNEKRPMGVAVRRYYKSPKHDDPFIEGHLELWDRSDPRDPKLLPGYGWAFPLGDGTVNVGLGMLSTSASFRNTDYRALLRQWLDGTPEEWGYREENAIGKVGGAGLPMGFNRTPHYRDGLLLLGDAGGMVSPFNGEGISAAMESAQLAAEAVVQALARPEGPSRERALEGYPRAVADLMGGYYRLGNVFAKLIGKPKIMHAATKYGLRVNKILPLVYKGLSGCYDARGGDGVDRLIAALARVTPSPR, from the coding sequence ATGACGATCTCGCGCCGCAACCCGGACCACGACGCCGAAGTGATCGTGGTCGGGGCGGGACCGGCCGGTTCCACCGTGGCCACCTACCTCGCCCGGGCGGGCGTGGACGTCCTGCTGCTGGAGAAGACCGCCTTCCCTCGCGAGAAGGTGTGCGGCGACGGGCTCACGCCGCGCGGCGTGAAACAGCTGATCGACCTCGGCATCGACACCAGCGCCGACGCCGGCTGGGTGCGCAGCCGCGGCCTGCGGATCCTCACCGGCGACCTCACACTCGAGTTCGACTGGCCGGACCTCACCGACTACCCGCCTTACGGCGTCTCCCGCACCCGGCAGGACTTCGACGACCTGCTCGCGAAGACCGCCGTCAAGGCGGGCGCGCGGCTGTACGAGCGCACCACGGTGACGAGCGCGATCACCAACGCCTCAGGCCGCGTGGTCGGCGTCGAGGCGAAGGTCGGGCCGGACAAGACGCCAGTCAGCTATCGGGCCCCGCTGGTGCTGGCCTGCGACGGTGTGTCCGCGCGGCTCGCGCTGAGCGTCGGCATCGACAAGAACGAGAAGCGCCCGATGGGCGTCGCGGTGCGGCGCTACTACAAAAGCCCGAAGCACGACGACCCGTTCATCGAGGGCCACCTCGAACTCTGGGACCGCTCCGACCCGCGCGACCCGAAGCTGCTGCCCGGCTACGGCTGGGCCTTCCCGCTCGGCGACGGGACGGTGAACGTCGGCCTCGGAATGCTGTCCACCTCGGCGTCCTTCCGCAACACCGACTACCGCGCGCTGCTGCGCCAGTGGCTCGACGGCACCCCGGAGGAATGGGGCTACCGCGAGGAAAACGCGATCGGCAAGGTCGGCGGCGCCGGGCTGCCGATGGGGTTCAACCGCACCCCGCACTACCGCGACGGGCTGCTGCTGCTCGGCGACGCCGGCGGCATGGTCAGCCCGTTCAACGGCGAGGGCATTTCGGCGGCGATGGAGTCGGCGCAGCTCGCCGCGGAGGCGGTCGTGCAGGCGCTGGCCCGGCCCGAAGGGCCGTCGCGGGAGCGCGCGCTGGAGGGCTACCCGCGAGCGGTCGCCGATCTGATGGGCGGGTACTACCGGCTGGGGAACGTGTTCGCGAAGCTGATCGGGAAGCCGAAGATCATGCACGCGGCGACCAAGTACGGGTTGCGGGTGAACAAGATCCTTCCGTTGGTGTACAAGGGGCTTTCCGGGTGTTACGACGCCCGCGGCGGGGACGGGGTGGATCGGCTGATCGCCGCGTTGGCGCGGGTTACCCCCAGCCCTCGCTGA